One Lacunisphaera limnophila DNA window includes the following coding sequences:
- a CDS encoding hybrid sensor histidine kinase/response regulator: MFTQLVTPVELRPNIDPWRAWDLGVGGIHALLAAGIWWCATSGGDKFRRLLVAAGMGLMVAAGAWRWDHPVLGSWITVASLSLGVLLLVRREKSPLERASLLALAAAGWTGTTGPLAELLGVPHRLEGISPLGPLAAASLFSSALLATMPLFRTTPGLNNLSALRRSLILWLVLGIALAGIMSLWARRNFEQHLLARVKASAPLIDRDALAAVLGPQFRLDRLDASPGTPDRKDFYYSAFLAAQNPLRVSQGLSEIEKANPDAQWAMVLTLRSGLLVSCCVSNEMPGIPGSFGIYGLPDQATWDSWVQQDATVLGPVRFYYGDTIQARAPLISSERKMLGWLVLDFGVSHWLGAQLQARLLAFVVIFLGGAILVLGWWQRNREESREAARLEAANARAASQLKTAFLAKVSHELRTPIQSLLGYSELLRRHVTDDAKAALWLSSLQQHGELMTRLVNDLIDLSAVESGSFRLAPKVVPVGEVVRQTVESFRPRAEQLGLSLACFIDPAAPAAASLDGERFRQVLTNLIGNALKFTERGGVTVALQARAAAENKTELILVVRDTGPGIPPDQQHRLFVAFSRLEGTAAKEGSGLGLALSAALCGAMDGSLAVESDGVAGSVFTARFRAASAELFETRPSSRQAAGLRGRRVLVVDDNRLLRELFVAFLTEQGALCAAADTGREALTQAAANRFDAIILDLALPDGDSTSLVTPLRAQQPAQIRIIGVSAHASSADRARVLAAGMDAFLTKPVPLDVLAQAVASSPDAGKALDLSSVSPLLERLRQEFRRELPGQRSRMAAVIAAENWLQVHAQAHYLKNSAAVVRDDALFDICTGLEQAALDADAPAVQHWWTRCQARLDSWNDASVPFLRPPDAVGQSNP, encoded by the coding sequence ATGTTCACCCAGCTGGTGACCCCGGTGGAGCTTCGTCCCAACATCGATCCTTGGCGGGCCTGGGATCTCGGGGTGGGGGGCATCCACGCCCTGCTCGCCGCGGGTATCTGGTGGTGCGCAACCAGCGGAGGCGACAAGTTCCGCCGGCTGCTCGTGGCGGCGGGCATGGGGCTCATGGTGGCGGCCGGTGCCTGGCGGTGGGACCACCCGGTTTTAGGAAGCTGGATTACGGTGGCCTCCCTCAGTCTCGGGGTGTTGCTGCTGGTCCGCCGGGAGAAATCCCCCTTGGAGCGGGCTTCCTTGCTGGCGCTGGCGGCCGCCGGGTGGACCGGTACCACCGGTCCTTTGGCCGAGTTATTGGGTGTGCCTCATCGGCTGGAGGGGATCAGCCCGTTGGGGCCGCTGGCGGCGGCGAGTCTGTTTTCTTCCGCCCTCCTGGCCACTATGCCTTTGTTTCGGACTACGCCCGGTTTGAATAATCTGTCGGCCCTGCGCCGCAGTCTCATCCTGTGGCTGGTTCTTGGCATCGCGTTGGCCGGTATCATGAGTCTGTGGGCGCGACGAAATTTTGAACAGCATCTGCTGGCCCGCGTTAAGGCTTCGGCCCCCTTGATTGACCGCGACGCGCTGGCTGCGGTCCTTGGTCCGCAATTCAGATTGGATAGATTGGATGCTTCGCCGGGTACACCCGATCGCAAGGACTTCTACTATTCGGCTTTTCTTGCCGCGCAAAACCCTCTCCGGGTTTCACAGGGGCTAAGCGAAATTGAAAAAGCCAATCCGGATGCCCAGTGGGCCATGGTCCTCACCCTGCGCAGCGGATTGTTGGTCTCCTGCTGTGTCTCCAATGAGATGCCCGGCATTCCTGGCAGCTTTGGCATCTATGGCCTGCCTGATCAGGCCACTTGGGATTCGTGGGTACAACAAGACGCCACTGTCTTGGGCCCAGTTCGCTTCTATTATGGTGACACGATTCAGGCCCGCGCCCCCTTGATTTCGTCCGAAAGGAAAATGCTGGGCTGGCTGGTGCTGGACTTTGGCGTTTCCCACTGGCTGGGCGCACAGCTGCAGGCGCGTTTGCTCGCCTTTGTGGTGATTTTTTTGGGTGGCGCGATTCTCGTGCTTGGCTGGTGGCAGCGCAACCGGGAGGAATCCCGCGAAGCCGCCCGCCTGGAGGCGGCGAACGCCCGGGCCGCCAGCCAGCTCAAGACCGCCTTCCTCGCCAAGGTGAGCCATGAGCTGCGCACGCCCATCCAAAGCCTGTTGGGCTACAGCGAACTCCTGCGCCGGCATGTGACCGACGACGCCAAGGCGGCCCTCTGGCTCTCCTCCCTCCAGCAGCACGGCGAACTGATGACCCGGCTGGTCAACGATCTCATCGACCTCAGCGCCGTGGAGTCCGGCTCTTTCCGGCTAGCGCCAAAAGTCGTGCCCGTGGGCGAGGTGGTGCGGCAAACGGTGGAGAGTTTCCGGCCTCGGGCGGAACAACTGGGACTCTCGCTGGCCTGCTTCATCGATCCAGCCGCGCCGGCCGCGGCCTCGCTGGATGGCGAGCGCTTCCGGCAGGTGCTGACCAATCTGATCGGCAATGCCCTGAAATTCACGGAGCGCGGCGGGGTGACCGTGGCCCTGCAGGCGCGGGCGGCCGCAGAAAACAAAACGGAACTGATCCTCGTCGTCCGTGACACTGGCCCCGGCATACCTCCGGACCAGCAACACCGGTTGTTTGTGGCGTTCTCCCGCCTCGAGGGCACCGCCGCGAAGGAAGGCTCCGGGCTTGGCCTGGCCTTGTCGGCCGCATTGTGTGGCGCCATGGACGGCAGTCTCGCGGTGGAAAGCGACGGGGTGGCCGGCTCGGTGTTCACGGCCCGGTTTAGGGCGGCCTCCGCGGAACTCTTCGAGACCAGGCCAAGCTCCCGCCAAGCCGCCGGATTGCGCGGCCGGCGCGTGCTCGTGGTGGACGACAACCGGCTGCTGCGGGAGCTCTTTGTCGCCTTCCTGACCGAGCAAGGCGCGCTGTGTGCCGCGGCCGATACTGGCCGGGAAGCCCTCACGCAGGCCGCGGCCAATCGCTTCGATGCCATCATTCTCGATCTGGCCCTGCCCGATGGCGACAGCACCTCCCTCGTCACGCCACTGCGGGCGCAACAACCCGCGCAAATCCGCATCATTGGCGTCAGCGCGCATGCCAGCTCGGCCGACCGGGCCCGGGTGCTCGCCGCCGGTATGGACGCATTTCTAACCAAGCCTGTGCCACTGGACGTCTTGGCCCAGGCCGTGGCCTCCAGCCCGGATGCTGGCAAGGCCCTCGACCTGTCCTCGGTCTCGCCGCTCCTCGAACGACTGCGGCAGGAATTCCGGCGCGAGTTGCCGGGGCAGCGTTCGCGGATGGCCGCGGTGATCGCCGCCGAGAACTGGCTGCAGGTGCATGCGCAGGCGCATTACTTGAAAAACAGCGCGGCCGTGGTGCGGGATGACGCCCTCTTCGATATCTGCACCGGCCTGGAACAAGCCGCGCTGGATGCCGATGCGCCGGCCGTGCAGCACTGGTGGACCCGTTGTCAGGCACGCCTTGATTCCTGGAATGATGCTTCCGTCCCTTTTCTCCGCCCGCCTGACGCGGTCGGTCAATCCAACCCATAA
- a CDS encoding response regulator transcription factor: MGLKVIVVDDHPLFRAGVVAALKTEENLEVCGEADTAIAARELATRLQPDAAVVDLLLQDDDGLKLVRELRQMDPRLKIVVLSMLDPGVYAPKALQAGASFFVSKQEGPAAIISALRRAVANERASTPAGATDPRRDLSERELQVFLQLGLGRSTQEISTALGVSVKTIESHREAIKAKLDLPHANALVARAALWTREQGLAR, translated from the coding sequence ATGGGCCTGAAAGTCATTGTGGTGGATGATCATCCTTTGTTCCGCGCCGGCGTGGTCGCCGCGTTGAAAACCGAGGAAAATCTGGAGGTGTGCGGCGAAGCCGACACCGCCATCGCGGCGCGGGAGCTGGCCACGCGATTGCAACCCGATGCCGCCGTGGTGGACCTGCTGCTGCAGGATGACGACGGCCTGAAGCTTGTGCGCGAGCTGCGGCAGATGGATCCGCGCCTGAAGATCGTGGTGCTGTCCATGCTCGATCCGGGAGTCTATGCCCCGAAGGCGCTGCAGGCCGGCGCCAGTTTCTTTGTCTCCAAGCAGGAAGGCCCGGCCGCCATCATCTCGGCGCTGCGCCGCGCCGTGGCGAACGAACGCGCCAGCACGCCGGCGGGAGCCACGGATCCGCGCCGCGATCTGAGCGAGCGCGAACTGCAGGTGTTTCTCCAGCTCGGGCTGGGCCGCTCGACGCAGGAGATTTCCACGGCTCTCGGCGTCAGCGTGAAGACGATCGAGTCCCATCGCGAGGCGATCAAGGCCAAGCTCGACCTCCCGCACGCGAACGCGCTGGTCGCCCGCGCCGCCCTGTGGACGCGCGAGCAGGGTCTGGCGCGCTGA
- a CDS encoding Dyp-type peroxidase, translated as MPFPAFPPSLPLNRPGLSRDERQAEASFLDAVQGNILKGHGRDHQRLVFFRFPSGVDRARAAARAAATYDRERHMRPWIRSALEQYRQRSLRYRAVELRRQYSLQAEKWAMAESQQDVLQRLTALEDQVVVQYFSGLLLSRSGLEALGISPEEKAALHGSLETGMAAGMQGPLMGGSVDLSYWTKPYTEDFHGIFLLACKEEKALDEQLVPALKAWCGEHDISVWEEHIEPGCTWRDEGNPYGNGYHPPREPFGFVDGISMPQFFHEDREPAVRTPGTPPAWHSIDLQLENVFVRDGPLRGGSYVALLKLEQDVQGFREHEVKIVERLRACGFAADVAADLAPALIMGRNRHGHTPAQVLRSLPVPAGTDQNASRPPHLPAWLNEFDFEETRQSAGCPFHAHIRKSNPRAMSPTGLDKHAVGRVQPVRRGMIFDPARKLAAREAANTGAWPGFGDGVGLLFLAYMADPWTQFDQWHNTWARDTAFPTYDTANMDPVLFGHSEPVTHCGADQIPPLPPVVRRLGGAYLFAPAIHWLENLPTP; from the coding sequence ATGCCCTTCCCCGCCTTTCCTCCCAGTCTGCCCTTGAATCGTCCGGGGCTCTCGCGTGACGAGCGTCAAGCGGAGGCCAGTTTCCTTGATGCAGTCCAAGGCAACATCCTCAAGGGTCACGGCCGCGACCACCAGCGGCTGGTGTTTTTTCGGTTTCCCTCCGGGGTGGACCGGGCGCGGGCGGCGGCCCGGGCAGCCGCGACCTACGATCGCGAGCGGCACATGCGGCCCTGGATTCGCTCCGCCTTGGAACAATACCGGCAACGCTCGCTGCGCTACCGGGCCGTGGAGCTCCGGCGGCAATACTCCCTGCAGGCGGAAAAGTGGGCGATGGCGGAGAGCCAGCAGGATGTGCTCCAGCGCCTCACCGCGCTGGAAGACCAAGTGGTCGTCCAGTATTTCAGCGGCCTCCTGCTGAGCCGCTCGGGCCTGGAGGCGCTCGGTATATCGCCGGAGGAAAAAGCCGCCCTGCACGGCTCCCTTGAGACCGGCATGGCCGCCGGCATGCAGGGTCCGCTGATGGGCGGCAGCGTGGACCTGTCGTACTGGACCAAACCCTACACGGAGGACTTCCACGGGATTTTCCTGCTCGCCTGCAAAGAGGAGAAGGCTCTCGACGAGCAGCTGGTGCCGGCGCTCAAGGCCTGGTGCGGGGAGCATGATATCTCCGTCTGGGAAGAACACATCGAGCCAGGCTGCACGTGGCGGGATGAGGGCAACCCCTACGGCAACGGCTACCATCCTCCCCGCGAACCCTTCGGCTTTGTCGACGGCATCAGCATGCCCCAATTTTTCCACGAGGATCGGGAACCCGCCGTGCGGACGCCGGGCACGCCGCCGGCCTGGCACTCCATTGACCTGCAACTGGAGAACGTGTTTGTTCGGGACGGCCCGCTCCGCGGCGGTTCCTACGTGGCCCTGCTCAAGCTCGAACAGGATGTGCAGGGCTTCCGGGAGCATGAGGTGAAGATCGTCGAGCGCCTGCGGGCCTGCGGATTTGCGGCCGACGTCGCCGCCGACCTGGCACCGGCCCTGATCATGGGGCGCAACCGCCACGGCCACACGCCGGCCCAAGTCCTGCGTTCCCTCCCGGTCCCGGCGGGCACGGATCAGAACGCGTCCCGGCCACCCCACCTGCCGGCGTGGCTGAATGAATTCGACTTCGAGGAAACCCGGCAAAGCGCGGGCTGCCCGTTTCACGCCCATATCCGCAAGTCCAACCCCCGCGCGATGTCCCCCACCGGGCTGGACAAACACGCGGTGGGGCGCGTCCAGCCGGTCCGGCGCGGGATGATCTTTGATCCCGCCCGGAAACTGGCGGCCCGGGAGGCGGCCAACACCGGCGCCTGGCCCGGCTTCGGCGACGGCGTCGGCCTGCTGTTCCTCGCCTACATGGCCGACCCGTGGACCCAGTTCGACCAGTGGCACAACACGTGGGCCCGGGACACCGCCTTCCCGACGTACGACACCGCCAACATGGATCCGGTGCTCTTCGGGCACAGCGAGCCGGTGACGCATTGCGGTGCCGACCAGATCCCGCCCTTGCCCCCGGTGGTGCGGCGGCTGGGCGGAGCCTATCTTTTCGCCCCGGCGATCCACTGGTTGGAAAACCTCCCCACGCCCTGA
- a CDS encoding sensor histidine kinase, translating into MPPAADASSLSFLLGHLSVHQDLLWFGVLVVWGLIFVLWWRHPQRESLWLLLPWIAGARVLGALVQFLVYNPPFDLFIERLVPGTHATYLPALLNPALTADLALATLTYGLFFLWGWQDAKTAGARRFRQWAGGALLAGAVMLHWAWPSVSCWVLAIVPVLPAWRLIQHPAARGSSLVTFLLPGLVPAFSTIGPLALHTDTLQRSATATPMGAVAALFQLLAGTLLLIHLWRIRPQGLTAVNRREARAMARPFWQAAVAVLVVGVGFALMTGQDNRWEVINGRLRTTVYNASVLVPGDFAPFRSGSFQLTDLRLEPDSRGTARVPGLGDAITRASRALAERMSATQFQASAHFLVLHDGWIVEVASTVPRARPDEVILRGRAGTADTAAWQAAAAHMIFSRIPEQGAPYYCRAPVTGTDGSLLGWLEYPREEFYSSMARKWRTGPLLVTALGLLLTAALYFQKRANQEQERAVHAAAVEADANRLKTAFLAKVSHELRTPIQSLLGYGELLRGRLGDDPQACAWLGALQQHGAIMTRLINDLLDLSAAESGSFRLTPATLAPAALVRQTVEGFGPRAEAKGLRLTVIATDTVPAWVEVDGGRLSQVVLNLVGNALKFTDAGSVSVRLAATPAAAGRVRLQLTVSDTGPGIAPVEQARLFEPFSRLEHTAAKEGTGLGLALSAALCRAMGGSLRVESDGRHGSNFIAECEVPVVAGPAVTPLFAPEPRVTGAAKASLVVLVIEDNTLLRELFISYLAGEGCVCTAAGGGAAALARVKAITPAVILLDLSLPDTDGIELMPALRAAAPGVRIIGVSAHADDANRDRALAAGMEAFFAKPVPLATLGAAVFARPRPAPAPAEGYRVPAHLRHVFQEELPGLRDELAGAVATGDLARVRRRAHYLRNSALVVEARELFGACTHLEDAAARGPAGAATEAWPRCAAAIADLLGPAS; encoded by the coding sequence ATGCCCCCCGCCGCCGATGCCAGTTCTTTGTCCTTCCTGCTCGGCCACCTGTCCGTGCACCAGGATCTGTTGTGGTTCGGCGTTCTGGTCGTTTGGGGTCTGATCTTTGTCCTGTGGTGGCGGCACCCGCAGCGCGAATCGCTCTGGCTCCTGCTGCCGTGGATCGCCGGGGCCCGCGTGCTCGGTGCCTTGGTGCAGTTCCTGGTTTATAACCCGCCGTTCGATCTCTTCATCGAGCGTCTCGTCCCCGGCACGCATGCCACCTACCTGCCCGCCCTGCTCAACCCCGCGCTGACCGCGGATCTGGCCCTCGCGACCCTCACCTATGGGCTGTTCTTTCTCTGGGGGTGGCAGGATGCGAAAACCGCCGGTGCCCGGCGGTTCCGGCAGTGGGCCGGCGGGGCGCTGTTGGCCGGGGCCGTCATGCTGCACTGGGCCTGGCCGTCCGTCAGCTGCTGGGTGCTCGCGATCGTGCCGGTGCTGCCGGCGTGGCGCCTGATCCAACACCCAGCCGCGCGCGGCTCGTCGCTCGTCACGTTCCTGTTGCCCGGCCTGGTGCCGGCCTTTTCCACGATCGGACCGCTGGCCCTGCACACCGACACCCTGCAGCGCTCGGCCACCGCCACGCCGATGGGGGCCGTCGCCGCGCTGTTCCAGTTGCTGGCGGGCACCCTGCTGTTGATCCACCTGTGGCGGATCCGCCCCCAAGGCCTGACCGCGGTCAACCGGCGGGAGGCACGGGCCATGGCGCGCCCCTTCTGGCAAGCGGCGGTGGCGGTCCTGGTCGTCGGCGTGGGCTTCGCGCTGATGACCGGACAGGACAATCGTTGGGAAGTGATCAACGGCCGGCTGCGGACCACCGTCTACAACGCCAGCGTGCTGGTTCCCGGGGATTTCGCCCCCTTCCGCTCCGGCTCGTTTCAGCTGACGGATCTCCGGCTGGAGCCCGACAGCCGCGGAACGGCCCGCGTGCCGGGACTGGGCGACGCGATCACGCGGGCCTCCCGCGCGCTGGCCGAGCGGATGAGTGCGACGCAGTTTCAGGCCTCCGCCCATTTTCTCGTGCTGCACGACGGTTGGATCGTCGAGGTCGCCAGCACGGTGCCGCGGGCCCGGCCCGATGAAGTGATCCTGCGCGGCCGGGCCGGAACGGCGGACACGGCCGCGTGGCAGGCCGCGGCGGCCCATATGATTTTCTCCCGGATTCCGGAGCAAGGCGCCCCGTATTACTGCCGGGCGCCGGTGACCGGCACGGACGGAAGCCTGCTGGGCTGGCTGGAATACCCACGCGAGGAATTCTACTCCTCGATGGCGCGAAAGTGGCGCACCGGTCCGCTCCTCGTGACCGCGCTCGGCCTGCTGCTCACCGCCGCGCTTTATTTTCAGAAACGCGCCAATCAGGAGCAGGAACGGGCGGTGCATGCCGCCGCCGTGGAAGCGGACGCCAACCGGCTGAAGACGGCGTTCCTCGCCAAGGTCAGTCACGAGCTGCGCACGCCGATCCAAAGTCTCCTGGGTTACGGCGAACTCCTGCGCGGGCGCCTCGGCGACGACCCCCAGGCGTGCGCCTGGCTCGGGGCGTTGCAACAGCACGGCGCGATCATGACGCGCCTCATCAATGACCTGCTCGACCTCAGCGCGGCGGAAAGCGGGTCCTTCCGGCTCACGCCGGCCACCCTCGCCCCCGCGGCGCTGGTGCGGCAGACCGTGGAAGGGTTCGGGCCGCGCGCCGAGGCCAAGGGGCTGCGGCTGACCGTGATCGCGACCGACACCGTGCCGGCCTGGGTGGAAGTCGACGGCGGCCGGCTGTCCCAGGTCGTGCTGAACCTCGTCGGCAACGCCCTCAAGTTCACCGATGCCGGATCCGTGAGTGTCCGCCTGGCCGCCACGCCGGCCGCCGCCGGCCGCGTGCGCCTCCAACTCACGGTGAGCGACACCGGTCCCGGCATCGCCCCCGTCGAGCAGGCCCGGTTGTTCGAACCGTTTTCGCGGCTCGAGCACACCGCCGCGAAGGAAGGCACCGGCCTCGGCCTGGCGCTCTCCGCCGCGCTCTGCCGGGCGATGGGCGGATCGCTGCGCGTCGAGAGCGATGGCCGGCACGGTTCCAACTTCATCGCCGAGTGCGAGGTCCCCGTGGTGGCCGGGCCGGCGGTCACGCCCCTCTTCGCGCCGGAGCCGCGGGTGACGGGGGCGGCCAAGGCGTCGTTGGTCGTGCTGGTGATCGAGGACAACACGCTCCTGCGCGAATTGTTCATCTCCTACCTCGCCGGCGAGGGCTGCGTGTGCACGGCCGCCGGGGGCGGCGCCGCGGCGCTGGCCCGGGTCAAGGCCATCACGCCCGCAGTCATCCTGCTGGATCTCTCCCTGCCGGACACCGACGGCATCGAGCTGATGCCCGCGCTGCGGGCGGCGGCCCCGGGCGTGCGCATCATTGGCGTCAGCGCCCATGCCGATGACGCCAACCGGGACCGCGCGCTGGCCGCCGGCATGGAGGCCTTCTTCGCCAAGCCCGTGCCGCTCGCCACCCTGGGCGCGGCCGTGTTCGCGCGGCCCCGGCCGGCCCCGGCGCCCGCCGAGGGCTACCGCGTGCCCGCCCACCTGCGGCATGTCTTTCAGGAAGAGCTCCCGGGGCTGCGGGATGAACTGGCCGGCGCCGTGGCCACGGGTGATCTGGCACGCGTCCGCCGGCGCGCGCACTACCTGCGCAACAGCGCCCTGGTGGTGGAGGCGCGGGAGTTGTTTGGCGCCTGCACCCACCTAGAGGACGCCGCAGCGCGGGGCCCCGCCGGCGCGGCGACCGAGGCGTGGCCGCGCTGCGCCGCCGCCATCGCCGACCTGCTCGGGCCTGCTTCCTGA
- a CDS encoding response regulator transcription factor: MPPEKKSARIVLIEDHTMVRQLFAHLIREDLGHTLAADCTTVAEGTAALLKEKPDLAIVDWMLPDGRGFDLVRQVGPKLPRTRWLFMSSNEQGHLVREAVSLGVQGFVMKRSDLATMRDAVRRVLNGETYYCPASARLLVDRMVGEGHAMGVSLTPREREVLRGFAGGENPKVLADRLGVSAKTVQNHLSILRDKLGLQEPAALVHYAIRHGYIEAP; encoded by the coding sequence ATGCCCCCTGAGAAAAAATCCGCCCGCATCGTGCTCATTGAGGACCACACCATGGTCCGCCAGCTTTTTGCCCACCTGATCCGGGAGGACCTGGGCCACACCCTCGCCGCCGACTGCACCACCGTGGCCGAGGGCACCGCCGCCCTGCTGAAGGAAAAACCCGATCTCGCCATCGTCGACTGGATGCTGCCCGACGGCCGCGGCTTCGACCTCGTGCGCCAGGTCGGCCCGAAGCTGCCGCGCACCCGCTGGCTCTTCATGTCCTCTAATGAACAGGGCCACCTCGTGCGCGAGGCCGTCAGCCTCGGCGTGCAGGGCTTCGTGATGAAACGCTCCGACCTCGCCACCATGCGCGACGCCGTGCGCCGCGTGCTCAACGGCGAGACCTATTATTGCCCGGCCAGCGCCCGCCTCCTTGTGGACCGCATGGTCGGCGAGGGCCACGCCATGGGCGTGAGCCTCACGCCCCGCGAGCGCGAGGTGCTCCGCGGCTTCGCCGGCGGGGAAAACCCCAAGGTCCTCGCCGACCGGCTCGGCGTGAGCGCCAAGACGGTGCAAAACCACCTTTCAATCCTGCGCGACAAACTCGGCCTGCAGGAGCCCGCCGCCCTCGTGCACTACGCCATCCGTCACGGCTACATCGAGGCGCCGTAG
- a CDS encoding PEP-CTERM sorting domain-containing protein has translation MKLRHLLTVLAGAALASLPLSAQTFVGSDNFDSGFNASLWDFTYRLNAATQGTLSFTNNRLDFEKAATGVGNQFRLWDSDDTGVANVTATSFSTGWVMNLSATNTLGGLSGAEFATVGIQVFNDNNQYSALMLSSTSTGYYVRAEGNGFAAVNTSVVDNTDVRLRLTWDAAAQTLSADYSLDGSSYNSVATFLPVSQWDNSTNGVANGFNFGVFGNSNTPGAISVGSIYADNFAVSAIPEPSTYAALAGLGALGLALWRRRARA, from the coding sequence ATGAAACTACGTCATCTCCTCACCGTTCTCGCCGGGGCCGCCCTCGCGTCGCTCCCGCTGTCTGCCCAGACCTTCGTCGGTTCCGACAATTTCGACAGCGGCTTCAACGCCAGCCTGTGGGATTTCACCTACCGCCTCAACGCGGCCACCCAAGGCACCCTCTCCTTCACCAACAACCGCCTGGATTTCGAGAAGGCGGCCACGGGCGTGGGCAACCAGTTCCGCCTCTGGGATAGCGACGACACCGGCGTAGCCAATGTCACCGCCACCAGTTTCTCCACGGGCTGGGTGATGAACCTCTCGGCCACCAACACCCTTGGCGGGCTTAGCGGCGCCGAATTCGCGACCGTCGGCATCCAGGTCTTCAACGACAACAATCAGTATTCCGCCTTGATGCTTAGCTCGACCAGCACCGGTTACTATGTGCGGGCCGAGGGCAATGGCTTTGCCGCGGTTAACACCTCCGTCGTCGACAACACCGATGTGCGGCTCCGGCTGACCTGGGATGCCGCGGCCCAAACGCTCTCCGCCGACTACAGCCTGGACGGCAGCTCCTACAATTCGGTGGCCACCTTCCTGCCGGTCAGCCAGTGGGATAACAGCACAAACGGCGTGGCCAATGGTTTCAACTTTGGCGTATTCGGCAACAGCAACACCCCGGGCGCCATTTCCGTCGGCTCAATCTACGCCGACAACTTCGCCGTCTCCGCCATCCCCGAGCCCTCGACCTACGCTGCCCTCGCGGGCCTCGGTGCGCTCGGGCTTGCGCTGTGGCGCCGCCGCGCGCGGGCCTGA
- a CDS encoding 5'-nucleotidase C-terminal domain-containing protein, translating into MRGAPRLSGRPLLAALLAFLPLSGLATAPAHPEALALLLGDQHSAYDRTAQLVARVDRLQAEHPGLPLVILLNGDTQELGNVIARRTGGAIDFAMYGALARRAPTIVNLGNHEPEFHDLAETVRRIEATGARVVTNIKDRGTGRVAAPPALALTLGATPAVVVGVTTDNLATYRVALRPELDLADPVVWARENFPTLLGGTPLPIVLSHAGIKADRAIQPLLPDGTLFAGAHDHQRFVEPFGRTVYVHSGSWNSHVSLAWLDRDDAGQPRWTVEQVALSAEDPADPEMKDLIDRVLAEHLQPEDRASVGRTQQAYAPAEAGRFAAAALRTAAGVDAAFIGNTTFGAGLPAGTVTRREFDACVRFDGPVFVTEVDGVRLAELLAAANLTPATPFAQRRGEFNFADGPAAPDPTRTYRIATSDWGARNTDRYFGLPALVWREVAGLKVKAAVISGLSAP; encoded by the coding sequence ATGCGAGGAGCACCCAGACTTTCCGGCCGCCCCCTGCTGGCCGCCCTCCTGGCGTTCCTGCCCTTATCCGGTCTCGCGACCGCCCCCGCCCACCCCGAGGCGCTGGCCCTCCTGCTTGGGGACCAACATTCCGCCTACGATCGCACGGCGCAGCTCGTCGCGCGGGTTGACCGCCTGCAGGCGGAGCATCCCGGCCTGCCGCTGGTCATTCTCCTCAACGGCGACACGCAGGAATTGGGCAACGTCATCGCGCGCCGAACCGGCGGGGCGATCGACTTCGCCATGTACGGCGCGCTGGCGCGCCGCGCCCCCACGATCGTCAACCTCGGCAACCACGAGCCGGAATTTCATGATCTGGCCGAGACCGTGCGGCGCATCGAGGCCACGGGCGCGCGCGTCGTCACCAACATCAAGGACCGCGGCACCGGGCGGGTCGCAGCGCCGCCGGCCCTCGCGTTGACCCTGGGCGCGACCCCGGCCGTCGTGGTCGGCGTGACGACCGACAACCTCGCCACCTACCGCGTCGCGCTCCGGCCCGAGCTCGACCTAGCCGACCCGGTGGTCTGGGCGCGGGAAAACTTCCCCACCCTGCTCGGCGGCACGCCGCTGCCGATCGTGTTGAGCCACGCGGGCATCAAGGCGGACCGGGCGATCCAGCCGCTGCTGCCCGACGGCACGCTCTTCGCCGGCGCCCACGACCACCAGCGGTTCGTGGAACCCTTCGGGCGGACGGTGTATGTTCATTCCGGCTCGTGGAATTCCCACGTGTCGCTGGCGTGGCTCGACCGCGACGACGCGGGCCAGCCGCGCTGGACGGTCGAGCAGGTGGCCTTGTCGGCGGAGGATCCGGCCGACCCGGAGATGAAGGACCTCATCGACCGGGTCCTGGCGGAGCATCTGCAACCCGAAGACCGGGCGAGCGTGGGCCGCACGCAGCAAGCCTATGCACCGGCGGAAGCGGGGCGGTTTGCGGCCGCCGCGCTGCGGACCGCCGCGGGGGTGGACGCCGCCTTCATCGGCAACACCACGTTTGGCGCCGGGTTGCCGGCGGGGACGGTCACCCGCCGGGAGTTTGATGCCTGCGTTCGCTTCGACGGTCCGGTCTTCGTCACCGAGGTGGACGGCGTGCGCCTCGCGGAGTTGCTGGCGGCGGCCAACCTGACCCCGGCCACGCCATTCGCGCAGCGGCGCGGGGAATTCAATTTTGCCGACGGCCCGGCCGCGCCCGATCCCACCCGCACCTACCGGATCGCCACCTCGGACTGGGGCGCGCGCAACACCGACCGCTATTTCGGCCTCCCGGCGCTGGTCTGGCGCGAGGTGGCCGGGCTCAAGGTGAAGGCGGCGGTGATTTCAGGCCTGAGCGCGCCCTGA